A part of Sediminispirochaeta bajacaliforniensis DSM 16054 genomic DNA contains:
- a CDS encoding TRAP transporter small permease, with the protein MKKLSSLLGNLDYFIQPILMIILLAAALLQVLYRFVPFVHTPWTLELITYLFSASVWLGISIAVKENSHVGILAVYSRFPRKIRIFFKICNYGIFAAMMLVFAFLGLQALVGYWRTENISPALHAPYWLLRSPIAIGGIYSVYRIVQQIAAIIRHTDPEFFDTQSKPVDPSVYCDQVGGIE; encoded by the coding sequence ATGAAGAAACTATCAAGCCTTTTAGGAAACCTGGATTATTTCATTCAGCCAATTCTCATGATCATATTGTTGGCCGCGGCTTTGTTGCAGGTCTTGTACAGGTTTGTTCCTTTCGTCCATACCCCATGGACCCTGGAATTGATAACTTATCTGTTCAGTGCTTCCGTATGGCTGGGGATAAGTATTGCAGTCAAGGAGAACAGTCATGTCGGTATCCTGGCGGTCTACAGCAGGTTCCCGAGGAAGATCAGGATTTTCTTCAAGATATGCAACTATGGCATCTTTGCTGCGATGATGCTTGTCTTTGCCTTCCTTGGATTGCAGGCACTTGTCGGATACTGGCGAACTGAAAACATTTCTCCCGCCCTGCATGCCCCGTATTGGTTGCTCCGCAGTCCGATAGCCATAGGTGGAATTTACTCGGTCTATAGGATTGTTCAGCAGATAGCGGCAATTATCAGGCATACGGATCCGGAATTCTTCGATACCCAGAGCAAGCCCGTGGATCCTTCTGTGTATTGTGATCAGGTTGGAGGGATAGAGTGA
- a CDS encoding TRAP transporter large permease, whose amino-acid sequence MSISVCLGALILIVIGAPVLVAIGFSSIMVLCCFHPVPFISIPQLMFSGMESYTLVAIPLFVLAGVLMESCGVARNIIAFCKALVGWARGGLGAVNVVSSFIFGGISGSSVADTVSIGAIMIPEMIDDGYDRNYSAGITVISSTLAVVVPPSILMIVLGGVAEVSVSRLLIGGLVPGALMAVTMMIQNYYIARKHHYGSVAKFSLRSLWSTFRIGFFALGAPLIIILGIMTGIVTPTESGALAVFYTLVVSKFCYHSLSWDVLRRAFVEGAKMTAAVVAIIASSSIFTFIMTFEGLPQIVAGALMKLSTNPIVILLLIDVFLLFVGMLIDASVAIIILSPILYPVILNLGIDPVYFGVLFVLNLAIGLVTPPFGVCLFSVCNVGDISMEDLLKGSLSLYGSLFGTLLLVTLFPQIVLWLPQVLFG is encoded by the coding sequence ATGAGCATCTCGGTTTGCTTGGGAGCTTTGATCCTGATCGTGATCGGAGCTCCGGTCTTGGTAGCCATCGGTTTCTCCAGCATCATGGTACTCTGTTGCTTCCATCCTGTGCCGTTCATTTCCATTCCCCAGTTGATGTTTTCCGGTATGGAATCCTATACATTGGTCGCGATTCCCCTGTTTGTCCTGGCAGGTGTCCTGATGGAATCCTGCGGCGTTGCAAGAAATATCATTGCGTTCTGCAAGGCTCTCGTCGGATGGGCCCGCGGTGGTTTGGGTGCGGTCAATGTCGTATCAAGCTTCATTTTCGGAGGTATTTCAGGTTCTTCAGTCGCCGATACTGTATCGATAGGGGCCATTATGATTCCTGAGATGATCGATGATGGCTATGACAGGAACTACTCCGCAGGTATCACCGTCATTTCCTCGACGCTGGCTGTCGTCGTCCCCCCTAGCATCCTTATGATAGTCCTTGGAGGCGTCGCTGAGGTTTCTGTGTCAAGGTTGTTGATCGGCGGTCTTGTTCCTGGCGCCTTGATGGCTGTCACCATGATGATTCAGAACTACTACATTGCCAGGAAACACCATTATGGGAGTGTAGCCAAGTTTTCCCTTAGGTCCCTTTGGTCGACGTTTAGGATTGGTTTTTTTGCCTTGGGTGCACCTCTGATCATCATCCTCGGAATCATGACCGGGATCGTCACGCCAACGGAATCAGGAGCCTTAGCGGTATTCTATACCTTGGTGGTCTCCAAGTTCTGTTATCATAGCTTGTCATGGGATGTACTGAGGAGGGCGTTCGTCGAAGGTGCTAAGATGACGGCAGCGGTCGTGGCGATCATTGCTTCTTCATCGATCTTTACGTTCATCATGACCTTCGAAGGATTGCCGCAGATAGTAGCAGGGGCCTTGATGAAGCTTTCTACGAATCCGATTGTGATTCTTCTGCTCATAGATGTGTTCCTGCTTTTCGTGGGCATGCTGATCGATGCCAGTGTTGCGATAATCATACTGAGCCCGATCTTGTATCCGGTCATCCTCAATCTTGGCATCGATCCGGTGTATTTCGGGGTATTGTTCGTCCTCAACCTTGCAATTGGGCTGGTCACGCCACCCTTCGGTGTGTGTCTGTTCAGCGTCTGCAATGTCGGTGACATCAGCATGGAAGACTTGCTCAAGGGATCCCTGTCTCTCTACGGTTCCCTGTTCGGGACCTTGTTGCTGGTGACCTTGTTTCCGCAGATAGTCCTATGGCTGCCCCAGGTCTTGTTTGGCTGA
- a CDS encoding zinc-dependent alcohol dehydrogenase has product MKGLVKYAAEPGNMEVREVAEPVVKPDFVKIEVMSSGICGSDLHILHSDIAIPVRPPVITGHEFSGVVVEVGDGVSNCKVGDRISSETAYGYCGTCENCKNGRYNLCDHRLTLGYWFNGAFAEYTMVPADRIHKLADNVSFKEGALLEPLACVCHATIDLARIKAGDIVLVSGPGAIGLMTLQVAKAHGATVIVSGTDIDVERLGIAQKLGADLVVNVSREKLLDLVGDLTDGRGVDVVFECSGSAPGTRTGLEAVKKYGQFVQIGLAGKPFEVDFPRICYKEIKVTGSLGSIWSSWDSAIRLVSTGKVNLKALATHEFKLEDWEEAFRTFEEKKGLKILIKTH; this is encoded by the coding sequence ATGAAAGGTTTAGTGAAGTATGCTGCCGAACCCGGTAACATGGAAGTAAGGGAAGTTGCAGAACCGGTGGTGAAGCCCGATTTCGTCAAGATTGAAGTGATGTCCAGCGGCATCTGCGGTTCTGACCTGCATATTCTGCACAGCGATATCGCCATCCCTGTCCGTCCCCCGGTCATCACAGGCCATGAGTTCAGCGGGGTAGTCGTCGAAGTCGGAGACGGTGTTTCCAACTGCAAGGTCGGTGACCGTATTTCGTCGGAGACTGCATACGGTTACTGCGGTACCTGCGAGAACTGCAAGAACGGACGCTATAATCTGTGTGACCATAGATTGACTCTTGGCTATTGGTTCAACGGGGCCTTTGCGGAGTATACCATGGTCCCCGCTGACAGAATCCATAAACTTGCGGACAATGTGTCTTTCAAGGAAGGGGCCTTGCTGGAACCTTTGGCCTGTGTCTGCCATGCGACTATTGATCTGGCACGGATCAAGGCTGGTGACATCGTCTTGGTATCGGGACCTGGGGCTATCGGGCTTATGACCCTGCAGGTGGCCAAGGCTCACGGTGCCACGGTCATCGTGTCAGGGACGGATATCGATGTGGAGCGTCTCGGCATCGCGCAGAAGCTCGGGGCAGACCTCGTCGTCAACGTCTCAAGGGAGAAACTGTTGGATCTGGTAGGTGACCTGACCGACGGCAGAGGTGTCGATGTCGTATTTGAATGTTCCGGATCCGCCCCAGGGACAAGAACGGGCCTTGAGGCTGTGAAGAAGTATGGACAATTTGTCCAGATCGGTTTGGCGGGCAAACCCTTTGAAGTCGATTTCCCAAGGATCTGCTACAAGGAAATCAAGGTGACGGGATCCTTGGGATCCATATGGTCTTCATGGGACAGTGCCATACGTCTGGTTTCCACCGGTAAGGTTAACCTCAAAGCATTAGCCACCCATGAGTTCAAGCTGGAGGATTGGGAAGAGGCCTTCAGGACCTTTGAAGAGAAGAAGGGGTTGAAGATACTCATCAAGACTCATTGA
- a CDS encoding nickel pincer cofactor-dependent isomerase, group 22, whose amino-acid sequence MSKKFRNEEFDRDGVVFGMLKDVPLPRMALVKQHFDASHLEDIPTEMAKQFDKAGIGNRIHPGMSVAITVGSRGLANIPLIVKEIVRNVKRLGGKPFIVPAMGSHGGATAEGQRSIVEGLGVTESFVDAPIRATMETVPVGISPDGKEVRIDANAAVADGIIVLGRVKPHTAFRGKYESGLFKMMAIGLGKQQGAQICHDQGFGMMAHNVEQFGNTILQSVPILFGIAIVENAFDETALIEAVPKEAIPAREPELLETARSLMARIGFKDIDIMVIDKIGKNYSGDGMDPNITASYSTPYASGGPNVQRYVVLDLSEETHGNALGAGQADFVTKRLFNKLDFDAAYPNALTCTVVSGVRVPLILNTDRLALQAAVFTCVGIDKRFPRIVRIANSSHVDAISVSEALRDEVRASDGLEFLSDFKPFCFDEEGNLDLSAEDYAAGL is encoded by the coding sequence ATGAGCAAGAAGTTTCGGAATGAAGAATTTGATAGAGACGGTGTGGTCTTCGGTATGTTGAAGGATGTGCCTTTGCCAAGGATGGCCTTGGTCAAGCAGCATTTTGATGCTTCACATCTTGAAGACATACCGACCGAGATGGCGAAGCAGTTCGACAAGGCGGGCATCGGGAACCGTATACATCCGGGCATGTCCGTCGCCATCACTGTAGGTTCCAGAGGATTGGCGAACATCCCATTGATCGTGAAGGAAATAGTACGCAACGTAAAGCGGCTGGGCGGAAAACCGTTTATCGTTCCTGCGATGGGGTCCCATGGCGGTGCCACGGCGGAAGGACAACGGAGCATAGTGGAAGGCTTGGGCGTCACGGAATCCTTCGTCGATGCACCGATTAGGGCGACGATGGAAACGGTTCCTGTCGGCATCTCCCCCGATGGAAAGGAAGTTCGGATAGACGCCAATGCCGCCGTAGCCGATGGAATTATCGTCCTTGGACGGGTAAAGCCTCATACAGCTTTCAGGGGAAAGTATGAAAGCGGCCTTTTCAAGATGATGGCAATCGGATTGGGAAAGCAGCAAGGGGCACAGATATGCCATGATCAGGGATTCGGCATGATGGCGCACAATGTGGAACAGTTCGGGAATACGATATTGCAGTCTGTGCCGATCTTGTTTGGAATCGCGATCGTCGAGAATGCCTTTGATGAAACGGCGTTGATAGAAGCTGTCCCGAAGGAGGCGATTCCCGCCCGTGAACCTGAACTGCTTGAGACTGCAAGATCCTTGATGGCCAGGATAGGGTTCAAGGATATCGATATAATGGTCATCGACAAGATCGGTAAGAACTATAGTGGAGACGGTATGGATCCGAACATCACTGCTTCCTATAGTACGCCATATGCCTCGGGCGGTCCTAATGTACAAAGGTATGTCGTCCTTGATCTGAGCGAAGAAACCCACGGTAATGCCTTGGGGGCCGGGCAGGCTGACTTCGTCACGAAGAGGTTGTTCAACAAGCTGGACTTCGATGCCGCATATCCGAATGCATTGACATGCACCGTCGTATCCGGAGTACGGGTTCCGTTGATCCTCAATACCGACCGCCTTGCATTACAGGCTGCGGTATTTACTTGCGTAGGCATAGATAAGCGTTTCCCGAGGATCGTTAGGATCGCCAATTCCTCGCATGTAGATGCGATATCTGTTTCCGAAGCGCTTCGCGATGAAGTACGTGCAAGCGATGGACTGGAATTCCTTTCCGATTTCAAGCCTTTTTGCTTCGATGAAGAAGGCAACCTTGACTTGAGTGCCGAAGACTATGCCGCCGGCTTATGA